One Candidatus Nitrososphaera evergladensis SR1 genomic window, TGGAAAAGCTATATATCCTGCCTGCTCCGCCCGTGCATATGATGCCTGCCGGCGCCTTGAAGATTGTAAAGTTGCCCGTCTTTATTTCAATGGCAGTGATTCCTTGGAAAGCCGAGTCGCGCAGTATCGACGTGCAGAACCACTCGTTGTAAAAGTGGATGTTGCCGTGCTTTAGACAGGTATCATACAGCGTCTGCATCTCGTAAAAGCCGACCTTGTCCTGCGCAAAAGTCGCGCGTGGAAACGAGTATCCGCCGAACTTGCGTTGCGCGATCCTGCCGTCCTTGCGCCTTGACCACGGCATCCCCCAGTGGTCTAATTGATAAACCTCAAACGGCATGTTGCGGACGAGGCGCTCTGCCACGTCCTGGTCTGCAAGAAAGTCGCTTCCCTTTACCGTGTCATATATGTGGGATTCTTGGTTGTCGCCTTCCTCTTCGTACAGGACGGCCGCAGTCCCGCCTTCTGCGGAGACAGAGTGGGAGCGCATGACCTGCACCTTGGAAATGACTCCGATGCTCAGATTCTTGTCAGTGGCGGCGGCTGCAATTGCAGCGCGCAGGCCCGCAAGCCCCGAGCCGATTATGAGGACATCGTGCGATATCGTGTCAACCAAATTCCGGGCAGCCCTTCTTACCGGGATTTACATTCTCTTAAATATCTTTGTGACTATATTTCTGTGAGCAATAATAAGCAGCCGCGTTTATTCTAACCAACAAGAGAACGTCGACAAGTGACTTAACGCCTGATTATGAGCAATCACACACGGTCTTGAAGCGGCATTAATAGGCCACTGTTGCGTACAGGAGGGCGTATTGGGGAAGAAGGCCTTTGACATCTTTGTTTCGGCGCTGGTGATGTTCTTTTTCGCCGGCTACCTGAACATACATTCAGACCTCATCGGCCTGCACGAGCCCCCGATACCTGTCACAAAAGAGGTGGAGGAGTTCTGGGACCTCTTTTCGTGGGCCGTCTTTGGCGTGCTTGCCTTTGACATCGCTCTGAAATACAGGCAGGTTCGTGACCCAAAACTGTTTGTCAAAAAGCACTGGCTTGATATCCTCATGCTGTGCCTGATGCCCCTCTTTGCAGGCTTTAAAGCTGCAAAATTCTCGATAAAGCTGGTCAAGGGATTGAAGATGGCAAAGTCCGGATTCAAGGCCGCGCACGGCGCAAAAAAGATCGGCAAGGCGAAACACTAACCACAACCCTTATTATTTGTTGCAACCGGATCCATCTCGCCCACACATATGTTTGAGGACTGGATAAGCGCTCCAGCAATAGCCCTTGCGGTAGCCTACTCGTGGCTCGCGCACAACCTTGGCGAGCCCTTTGCGGCATTTGCAAAGGATTTCCAGTTTGCGGCAATATGCACGATAACCATCATCTTTATCATGGCAAGCATGTTCATAATGCTCCGGGAGGCAAAGAAGAAGCTCCCAAAATCGTACGTGGTAGAGATAATCGACGTCTATGGCGACAAGGTGTCAATAGACGGCGTCAGGCAGACTTTTGCGACGTACGACGCCGCCGAAAGCTATGCTCGCATGTACAGGCAGAACTTTTCACAGTACCGCTTCAAGGTAGTCGGCAGCCAAAAGGTTAATGCCTGAGAAGCAGAGCCTGCCTTGGCTGGTTGCTGTCGCTGTCTGCATCGTGAATGCAAGACAAACGAGGCGTATTACCAAGCTTTCCGAAGTCTCGTCAAAACTTTTTAAAAAAATCACTGCGGGTACCAAGGATGATCTAGCACAATGATAAGAAGAAGAACAAGTGCCAGCGACGTTATCTCCACGCGGACTTTTAGGAATTGCTCATTTTGTGGAAGTCCGATTCCTGCTGGGACAGGCCTGATGCATGTCAGAAATGACGGTAGGATACTGTGGACATGCTCGGATAAATGCAAGAAGAACCTGTTTGTACTTCGCCGGGACGCAAGGAAGCTAAAGTGGACTGAAAGGTACGTAAAAGGGGGAGCGCAGGTAAAGAAAAAGTAGCAGTTTGCTTGCTTGTGAAGAAGGCAGGCATCCCGTCGGGGCCAAGTCTCCAAAAGGTGGTGTCCATCCTATGATGACTGGCGTACATGTATGCCACCTCGACTGCTTCTACTCCTTCCCACAACAATACAAGCGCGCGAATAATGCTGCAAATGTTTCGCCTGTTCTATGACGATGCGCTGGTTAGTGCGATGCAAAACTACTACTGGATAAACGGCATCTCTGCCTTGGCGTAGTGTACGTCCTTGTCCTCTATTCTCTGGAAAGGGTTTGTTTCTCCTTCTTTGCCCTCTCCTCTTCTATTTCTTCAGCAGGCGTTTCTGGTGCCTTGGTTATTAGCTCTCGGCGGCTGTCGCTTCCATTCTCGGGACGTTCTTCAGACATGCTCTCACTCTTCTTTGTCCCATACAAACTACTTTTTTGTTGCGGCAAGGAGCAAGCAGTCGATGCAAACTGACGCACGCCTGATGCGTATTTGCTTGCTTGGCTGTTTAGGGTTACAATACCGCTTAACAGAACTTCTTTAATGAAAGCTGCTTGAATAGACTGTTACTCTACGTAAAACAACACGTCCTGCAAGACAGCCTTGGTCCATCCCTGCCTGGATTCTTGCCGACGCGCCATCCTAGTGACCTACAGGGATGGGCCGCAGGCTATGCAAGTAAAAAAGTCAAAACGACCGCGCCTTAATGTGGCAATGCCAATACCTTTGTGCAAACTGGAAACGTTAATAGTCGCTGTCTTGCTGGTGACCTTTAACTGGACATGACTGTTGACCTGTCGCAGTATTTGACAAATACGTTGAACCCAAAGGTGTTCCTTGCGCCAAACACTTCCGACCAGGAAGTGGTGGAAAAGGCAAAAAAGCTGCTTGTGCAGAACGGCCTGCGCGAGGACCTGATACAGGTAAACTATGACATGCAGCAGCTTGACGTGGGCGACCTGAACGTAAGCTACGACCCGCCAGACCTAGTGGTGCGAGCGGTGTATGACAAAAAGCCTAGCGGAATCGTCAAGATGAAGAGCGTGGCTATGATAAAGCTCTGAATATTTTCCAAGGAATCGATAGGTTACATGCGCACTTCAATGTTTGGCGACGTCAGCGTACTACCACCCTTCTACCTGCAGTCCAGGCACCCTTTCAAAGTGCTTCTTGTTCCTGGTCAATAATGTCTGCTTGTTTGCCAGGGCGATGCAGGCGATAAAGAGGTCGCGGTCTCCAATGGCGCTTGATTTGAGCTCGCTATAAAGCCTGCCCCACAGCAGCACCGAATCTTCGTCGAGCACCAGTATTGAAAACTGTCGGAGGTAGTCGCGAGCGCTTTCAACGGCTCCCCTGGTTTTCGACCTGAATGTGCCTGCATAGTATTCTGCGACATTGATGATCGTGGTGAACAAAAGTTCGCCGCTGTCTGAAAGCTCGGCGACCTTGGCGATGGCCTTCTCGTCGTTTCTGGCCAAGTCTATGAGGCAATCAGTGTCCAGGCAGGCCACGCTAGATCTCCGGTACTGAGGCTTTGAAATTACGCCGTAACTCTTTATTGGCCTGTCTTATGCTTTCTGCCGTCTCGTCGTCCAGCGGCCTGTGATCCTGGAGGTAGGCCAGTATTCGGCGTGGGTCGCCGCGTGGGAAAATGCGGAGGATTACGTCGGAGAACGACTCGTTCTCTTTCTTTGCAGCCTTGAGCACCTTGTACGCCTCCTCGGAGATCGTTATGGTGATGCTTGGCATTGTATATAGTGCACTTATCATGCATTTAAATTTTAAACTCTGCTTATAGCATCTTTGAAACTGCTTCTGCAATGCTTGAAATATCCTGCTTGGTTTCGGAGCCGTCCTTCATGGATTTTACAGTCACCTTGTTTTCTGCAAGCTCTGCCGGCGCGACGATGACTGTCACCGCAGCGCCCTTGGTGGACGCGTCGTCTAATTGCTTACGTAATGCCCTTCCAAGCATGTCATAGTCGGTTGCAATGCCTGCATTCCTTAATGTAGACGCGATTTCAAGCGCCCTTGCTTTTGCGTCGCTATTCGCGTACGCGACGTACGCAAGTGCCTTTGCAGTCGCTGTCTGAGACTTGTGTTTTTGCAGCGCAAGGACGATGCGCTCTATTCCGCCAGCCGCGCCGGTTGCGCCAATGTCCTTTCTTCCAAACGCGTCCGTGAGCCTGTCGTACCTGCCGCCGCCCACAAGCGCACCTCCCTCGCCAGAGGCGTCAAACACCTCAAAGACAATGCCCGAGTAATAATCAAGGCCCCTTACTATCCCGAGGTTTATCGTTGCGTTTGCCACGCCCCTTGAAGCAAGCGAGTCCATAAGGCCTGACAGTTTCTGCCACGCCTGCAAGCCTTTCACGTCAGCCTTTGCCATGACTTCACTTGCCAAGCCTGTCACCTTTGAAAAGTCAATCAGCGACTGCAGTTTTGCCGGCTCTATTGCGTCCTTGTATTCTGCCAGCACGCCCTGCGCGCCCTTTTTTGGCACCTTGTCGACGGCGCGAAACATTTCGAGCAACTTTTCTTCTTCGGTTATGCCAAGCACTTTTCTGATGTACTCTTCAACCAATTGCCGGTC contains:
- a CDS encoding type II toxin-antitoxin system VapC family toxin is translated as MACLDTDCLIDLARNDEKAIAKVAELSDSGELLFTTIINVAEYYAGTFRSKTRGAVESARDYLRQFSILVLDEDSVLLWGRLYSELKSSAIGDRDLFIACIALANKQTLLTRNKKHFERVPGLQVEGW
- the hisS gene encoding histidine--tRNA ligase; translated protein: MKLELPRGMRDIESDDLAGINFVREKFFETARLFNFRMMEPSPLEMLSTLEAKSGASISNEIYAFKDKGDRDVALRFDLTIGLTRHVASRRDLKMPAKIAAFAGVWRYDEPQAGRYRYFHQWDIEVYGPFSQESDAEVIEFVSAFFKKLGLDVTIQVNDRQLVEEYIRKVLGITEEEKLLEMFRAVDKVPKKGAQGVLAEYKDAIEPAKLQSLIDFSKVTGLASEVMAKADVKGLQAWQKLSGLMDSLASRGVANATINLGIVRGLDYYSGIVFEVFDASGEGGALVGGGRYDRLTDAFGRKDIGATGAAGGIERIVLALQKHKSQTATAKALAYVAYANSDAKARALEIASTLRNAGIATDYDMLGRALRKQLDDASTKGAAVTVIVAPAELAENKVTVKSMKDGSETKQDISSIAEAVSKML
- a CDS encoding antitoxin VapB family protein, which encodes MPSITITISEEAYKVLKAAKKENESFSDVILRIFPRGDPRRILAYLQDHRPLDDETAESIRQANKELRRNFKASVPEI
- a CDS encoding 50S ribosomal protein L24e: MIRRRTSASDVISTRTFRNCSFCGSPIPAGTGLMHVRNDGRILWTCSDKCKKNLFVLRRDARKLKWTERYVKGGAQVKKK